In one Rutidosis leptorrhynchoides isolate AG116_Rl617_1_P2 chromosome 8, CSIRO_AGI_Rlap_v1, whole genome shotgun sequence genomic region, the following are encoded:
- the LOC139861724 gene encoding histone acetyltransferase HAC12-like isoform X1, translated as MIHELGHISDQFDNRNVFADGIQKGAEFAGNSPQKRRRSGCGTNNVNKFIGNIAKSYMEITEGENWASNLFSHLNTQFPSFIDTEKGLQSYIKHDVQDANLLHQIVSSRSSLPDLLVSPSFYDSENYVNLGYNPSYINNYNNNYNPVLCGGSAYNEHNQNVSCDGMTLISPFGVKLNDLDIITSPEQVSSITACSYGDVISDTEGFESREPQISFQQPPLHNSQYSSFTGNKRSAYDMDFSLFKVDDVQSPYSNSCTMNQMSHQTQIPVSPHPSQFFDRFETQSNMVFTNNKKLSNESEKFLPAPPHVTLDNNNSDMFNYQVLSSYVMYKDMPDDLRREVSFQDYMHAAECKDNLCKCHLYVELSSHFDECSDSNCFICGPARSACGTGNSHSSSKRKRDVPEPTPSEKPSGTQPHLDTLPTKFPKLESSMVNNAFSQEYVVSPVHHGPNDTHGEHEQLGVNRSNDITNDEIKNSSELCSDRLSVEESTSDRKEKSGQDIIEAANLAPDTTESGFSAKNSVTPSVSLVDCDLGLQSEKTEMKTASVVDNDSGLEPEKIKIQSVSLADFFTADQIKAHLHSFTPHKDVLGNKEPSVGPNTCQLCSMDKLVFAPAPIYCSSCETRIKRNVGYYRSANEVGLRHCFCMSCYRGSHGTNIMIRGFPFPKANLQKAKNDEEKEDSWVLCDKCQCWQHRTCGLYNNEKDFEGNAEYICPKCYLEEIENGTRVPLPETTASSAKDLPRTNLSDHIEDRLSRRLNEEREEMAKISGVKPDKIPGAEGLVVRVVVSFEKQLEVRQKFIDILHGEDYPSGFTYRSKLIFLFQKIEGVDVCLFGMCVQEFGSECGGPNQRCVYISYLDSVKYFRPERRSVTGESLRTFVYHEILIGYLEYCKMRGFATCYIWACPLIKGEDYIFYCHPETQRTPKQDKLRQWYKLMLKKASEDNVVVDHTNIYNQFFVPSGDDNTKITAARLPYFDGDYWSVAAENIVRKLEVEEKAGGLQSKLPNKRILKSMGQDKVDTAMKDVLVMQKLGQAILPVKENFMIVHLHNICTHCNEVILSGSRWFCSQCKKIQLCSRCYNADKNLSVGKVHTCHSGEKNLLSEVVVNDVNLDTKDTDDVSVNSFFETRDSFLNKCQKSHFQFDTLFRAKYSSMMILYHLIHKPVIRPTCTACHMDVAVERCWQCDICPKYYICESCYNIRSGAHHPHRLFPPSVDVVGGSKIEQLQKQKDLKLKAVMDVLMHASKCEKIPCTLKNCVNMRRLFYHAARCGTRATGGCKFCLRAWTILNEHSGICTDSDCKIPRCMDIKKHKESCSKHCK; from the exons ATGATTCACGAATTAGGTCACATAAGCGATCAATTTGATAACAGGAACGTTTTTGCTGACGGTATTCAGAAAGGGGCGGAATTTGCCGGTAATTCGCCCCAGAAACGACGTCGTAGTGGTTGtggtactaataatgttaataagttTATTGGTAACAT TGCCAAAAGTTATATGGAGATTACTGAGGGGGAGAATTGGGCATCTAACCTTTTCAGTCACTTGAATACTCAATTTCCGAGTTTTATCGATACCGAAAAG GGATTGCAGAGTTATATTAAGCATGATGTACAGGATGCTAATCTTCTTCATCAGATAGTATCCTCACGTTCGTCTTTGCCAGACTTGTTGGTTTCACCCAGTTTTTATGACTCTGAAAATTACGTAAACCTGGGATACAATCCTTCTTATATAAacaattataataacaattacaatcctGTGTTGTGTGGAG GGTCTGCATATAATGAGCATAACCAGAATGTTTCTTGTGATGGCATGACCTTAATATCTCCATTTGGTGTTAAGCTGAATGATTTAGATATTATTACTTCACCTGAGCAGGTATCATCCATAACTGCATGTTCTTATGGGGATGTGATATCAGATACTGAAGGTTTTGAAAGTAGAGAACCTCAAATTTCCTTCCAACAACCTCCTTTACATAACA GTCAATACAGTAGCTTTACTGGGAATAAAAGAAGTGCATACGACATGGATTTCTCATTATTCAAGGTGGATGATGTGCAATCTCCGTATTCAAATTCTTGCACTATGAACCAAATGTCACATCAGACTCAGATTCCAGTGTCCCCACATCCTTCACAGTTTTTTGACCGATTCGAGACTCAATCAAATATGGTTTTTACTAATAACAAGAAACTCAGTAATGAATCTGAGAAATTTCTGCCAGCTCCGCCACATGTaacattggataataataatagtgatatgtttaattatcaagtTCTTAGTTCGTATGTGATGTACAAGGATATGCCAGATGACTTGAGAAGAGAAGTTTCGTTTCAGGATTATATGCATGCAGCAGAATGCAAAGACAACTTATGCAAGTGCCACCTGTACGTTGAACTGTCATCCCATTTTGACGAGTGTAGTGATTCAAATTGTTTTATATGTGGACCTGCAAGGTCTGCATGTGGTACGGGTAATTCTCACTCATCTAGTAAAAGAAAAAGAGACGTACCAGAGCCTACTCCTAGTGAGAAACCTAGTGGCACCCAACCACATTTAGATACGTTGCCTACAAAATTCCCAAAATTGGAGAGTTCGATGGTTAATAATGCATTTTCACAAGAATATGTTGTTTCGCCTGTTCATCATGGTCCAAACGACACACATGGTGAACACGAACAACTAGGGGTCAATCGAagtaatgatataacaaatgatgAAATCAAGAATTCATCAGAGTTGTGTTCTGATCGTCTTTCTGTGGAAGAAAGTACCAGTGACAGAAAGGAAAAATCTGGGCAGGACATTATAGAAGCGGCAAATTTGGCCCCAGATACAACCGAGTCGGGTTTTAGTGCAAAAAATTCAGTGACACCAAGTGTGTCTTTAGTTGATTGTGATTTGGGTTTACAATCAGAGAAGACAGAGATGAAAACTGCATCTGTGGTTGATAATGATTCAGGGTTGGAGCCTGAGAAGATAAAGATACAGAGTGTGTCTTTGGCTGATTTTTTTACTGCAGATCAAATCAAAGCACATTTACATAGCTTTACGCCTCACAAG GATGTTTTGGGAAACAAAGAACCTTCAGTTGGTCCCAACACGTGCCAATTGTGTTCCATGGATAAGCTGGTTTTTGCCCCCGCACCGATATACTGCTCATCTTGTGAAACGCGTATCAAACGAAACGTCGGGTATTATCGGTCCGCCAATGAAGTGGGTTTACGCCATTGTTTTTGTATGTCATGCTACAGGGGATCTCATGGAACTAATATTATGATCCGCGGGTTTCCATTCCCCAAAGCAAACCTACAAAAGGCAAAAAATGATGAGGAAAAAGAGGACTCT TGGGTTCTTTGTGATAAATGTCAATGTTGGCAGCATAGGACATGTGGTTTATACAATAATGAAAAAGATTTCGAAGGTAACGCGGAATATATCTGTCCTAAATGCTACTTAGAAGAAATAGAGAACGGAACGCGTGTTCCGTTACCAGAAACGACTGCTTCTTCAGCAAAAGATTTGCCAAGAACAAATCTCAGTGATCACATAGAAGATAGACTGTCTAGACGTCTTAATGAAGAAAGAGAAGAAATGGCAAAGATTTCTGGAGTTAAACCAGACAAG ATACCTGGAGCTGAAGGTCTTGTTGTGAGAGTGGTAGTATCTTTTGAGAAACAGTTGGAAGTCAGGCAGAAATTTATAGACATACTTCATGGGGAAGATTATCCGTCAGGATTTACGTACAGATCAAAG TTAATATTTTTGTTCCAGAAGATAGAAGGGGTAGATGTGTGCCTGTTTGGAATGTGTGTTCAAGAGTTTGGATCAGAATGCGGTGGCCCGAATCAGCGTTGCGTGTATATCTCGTATCTTGATTCCGTAAAGTACTTTAGACCTGAGAGAAGAAGTGTTACCGGGGAATCTCTACGGACCTTTGTTTATCATGAAATATTG ATTGGATACCTTGAGTATTGCAAGATGCGAGGTTTTGCAACATGTTACATATGGGCATGTCCTCTTATAAAGGGTGAAGATTACATTTTTTACTGTCATCCAGAAACTCAAAGAACACCAAAGCAGGATAAGCTACGGCAATG GTACAAGTTGATGTTAAAGAAAGCATCAGAAGATAATGTTGTTGTGGACCACACAAATATATACAATCAGTTTTTTGTGCCTAGTGGAGATGATAATACCAAGATTACCGCAGCCCGTTTACCCTACTTTGACGGTGATTATTGGTCAGTAGCTGCTGAAAATATAGTTAGGAAACTTGAAGTTGAAGAAAAGGCTGGTGGGTTGCAGAGCAAGTTGCCGAACAAGAGAATATTGAAATCCATGGGACAGGACAAAGTTGATACTGCAATGAAAGATGTTTTAGTCATGCAAAAG CTGGGCCAAGCAATTCTTCCAGTGAAGGAAAACTTTATGATTGTTCATTTACACAATATTTGTACCCATTGCAATGAAGTGATCTTATCCGGTAGCAGATGGTTTTGCAGCCAATGCAAAAAGATTCAATTATGTTCAAG ATGCTATAATGCTGATAAGAATTTATCAGTCGGTAAAGTACACACGTGCCATTCTGGTGAAAAGAATCTGCTCTCTGAG GTTGTGGTGAACGATGTTAATCTTGATACAAAGGATACAGACGATGTATCCGTGAACAGTTTCTTTGAGACACGTGACTCTTTTTTAAACAAGTGTCAGAAATCTCATTTTCAGTTCGATACACTCTTCCGTGCCAAATACTCGTCTATGATGATTTTGTACCATTTAATCCACAAGCCCGTTATTCGACCCACATGCACGGCTTGCCATATGGACGTTGCGGTTGAACGATGCTGGCAGTGTGACATCTGTCCCAAGTATTATATTTGTGAATCATGTTATAATATTCGATCCGGTGCTCATCATCCGCACAGATTATTTCCACCTtcggtggatgttgttggtgggtcCAAAATCGAGCAGCTTCAGAAGCAAAAAGATTTAAAG TTGAAGGCGGTGATGGATGTTCTAATGCATGCTTCTAAATGTGAGAAGATTCCATGCACTTTGAAAAACTGTGTAAATATGAGGAGACTTTTCTACCATGCTGCTAGATGCGGTACCAGAGCTACTGGAGGTTGTAAGTTCTGCTTAAGAGCTTGGACAATACTAAACGAGCACTCGGGAATATGTACTGATTCTGATTGCAAAATACCTCGCTGCAT GGATATAAAGAAGCACAAAGAGTCTTGCAGCAAACATTGCAAATGA
- the LOC139861724 gene encoding histone acetyltransferase HAC12-like isoform X2 → MIHELGHISDQFDNRNVFADGIQKGAEFAGNSPQKRRRSGCGTNNVNKFIGNIYMEITEGENWASNLFSHLNTQFPSFIDTEKGLQSYIKHDVQDANLLHQIVSSRSSLPDLLVSPSFYDSENYVNLGYNPSYINNYNNNYNPVLCGGSAYNEHNQNVSCDGMTLISPFGVKLNDLDIITSPEQVSSITACSYGDVISDTEGFESREPQISFQQPPLHNSQYSSFTGNKRSAYDMDFSLFKVDDVQSPYSNSCTMNQMSHQTQIPVSPHPSQFFDRFETQSNMVFTNNKKLSNESEKFLPAPPHVTLDNNNSDMFNYQVLSSYVMYKDMPDDLRREVSFQDYMHAAECKDNLCKCHLYVELSSHFDECSDSNCFICGPARSACGTGNSHSSSKRKRDVPEPTPSEKPSGTQPHLDTLPTKFPKLESSMVNNAFSQEYVVSPVHHGPNDTHGEHEQLGVNRSNDITNDEIKNSSELCSDRLSVEESTSDRKEKSGQDIIEAANLAPDTTESGFSAKNSVTPSVSLVDCDLGLQSEKTEMKTASVVDNDSGLEPEKIKIQSVSLADFFTADQIKAHLHSFTPHKDVLGNKEPSVGPNTCQLCSMDKLVFAPAPIYCSSCETRIKRNVGYYRSANEVGLRHCFCMSCYRGSHGTNIMIRGFPFPKANLQKAKNDEEKEDSWVLCDKCQCWQHRTCGLYNNEKDFEGNAEYICPKCYLEEIENGTRVPLPETTASSAKDLPRTNLSDHIEDRLSRRLNEEREEMAKISGVKPDKIPGAEGLVVRVVVSFEKQLEVRQKFIDILHGEDYPSGFTYRSKLIFLFQKIEGVDVCLFGMCVQEFGSECGGPNQRCVYISYLDSVKYFRPERRSVTGESLRTFVYHEILIGYLEYCKMRGFATCYIWACPLIKGEDYIFYCHPETQRTPKQDKLRQWYKLMLKKASEDNVVVDHTNIYNQFFVPSGDDNTKITAARLPYFDGDYWSVAAENIVRKLEVEEKAGGLQSKLPNKRILKSMGQDKVDTAMKDVLVMQKLGQAILPVKENFMIVHLHNICTHCNEVILSGSRWFCSQCKKIQLCSRCYNADKNLSVGKVHTCHSGEKNLLSEVVVNDVNLDTKDTDDVSVNSFFETRDSFLNKCQKSHFQFDTLFRAKYSSMMILYHLIHKPVIRPTCTACHMDVAVERCWQCDICPKYYICESCYNIRSGAHHPHRLFPPSVDVVGGSKIEQLQKQKDLKLKAVMDVLMHASKCEKIPCTLKNCVNMRRLFYHAARCGTRATGGCKFCLRAWTILNEHSGICTDSDCKIPRCMDIKKHKESCSKHCK, encoded by the exons ATGATTCACGAATTAGGTCACATAAGCGATCAATTTGATAACAGGAACGTTTTTGCTGACGGTATTCAGAAAGGGGCGGAATTTGCCGGTAATTCGCCCCAGAAACGACGTCGTAGTGGTTGtggtactaataatgttaataagttTATTGGTAACAT TTATATGGAGATTACTGAGGGGGAGAATTGGGCATCTAACCTTTTCAGTCACTTGAATACTCAATTTCCGAGTTTTATCGATACCGAAAAG GGATTGCAGAGTTATATTAAGCATGATGTACAGGATGCTAATCTTCTTCATCAGATAGTATCCTCACGTTCGTCTTTGCCAGACTTGTTGGTTTCACCCAGTTTTTATGACTCTGAAAATTACGTAAACCTGGGATACAATCCTTCTTATATAAacaattataataacaattacaatcctGTGTTGTGTGGAG GGTCTGCATATAATGAGCATAACCAGAATGTTTCTTGTGATGGCATGACCTTAATATCTCCATTTGGTGTTAAGCTGAATGATTTAGATATTATTACTTCACCTGAGCAGGTATCATCCATAACTGCATGTTCTTATGGGGATGTGATATCAGATACTGAAGGTTTTGAAAGTAGAGAACCTCAAATTTCCTTCCAACAACCTCCTTTACATAACA GTCAATACAGTAGCTTTACTGGGAATAAAAGAAGTGCATACGACATGGATTTCTCATTATTCAAGGTGGATGATGTGCAATCTCCGTATTCAAATTCTTGCACTATGAACCAAATGTCACATCAGACTCAGATTCCAGTGTCCCCACATCCTTCACAGTTTTTTGACCGATTCGAGACTCAATCAAATATGGTTTTTACTAATAACAAGAAACTCAGTAATGAATCTGAGAAATTTCTGCCAGCTCCGCCACATGTaacattggataataataatagtgatatgtttaattatcaagtTCTTAGTTCGTATGTGATGTACAAGGATATGCCAGATGACTTGAGAAGAGAAGTTTCGTTTCAGGATTATATGCATGCAGCAGAATGCAAAGACAACTTATGCAAGTGCCACCTGTACGTTGAACTGTCATCCCATTTTGACGAGTGTAGTGATTCAAATTGTTTTATATGTGGACCTGCAAGGTCTGCATGTGGTACGGGTAATTCTCACTCATCTAGTAAAAGAAAAAGAGACGTACCAGAGCCTACTCCTAGTGAGAAACCTAGTGGCACCCAACCACATTTAGATACGTTGCCTACAAAATTCCCAAAATTGGAGAGTTCGATGGTTAATAATGCATTTTCACAAGAATATGTTGTTTCGCCTGTTCATCATGGTCCAAACGACACACATGGTGAACACGAACAACTAGGGGTCAATCGAagtaatgatataacaaatgatgAAATCAAGAATTCATCAGAGTTGTGTTCTGATCGTCTTTCTGTGGAAGAAAGTACCAGTGACAGAAAGGAAAAATCTGGGCAGGACATTATAGAAGCGGCAAATTTGGCCCCAGATACAACCGAGTCGGGTTTTAGTGCAAAAAATTCAGTGACACCAAGTGTGTCTTTAGTTGATTGTGATTTGGGTTTACAATCAGAGAAGACAGAGATGAAAACTGCATCTGTGGTTGATAATGATTCAGGGTTGGAGCCTGAGAAGATAAAGATACAGAGTGTGTCTTTGGCTGATTTTTTTACTGCAGATCAAATCAAAGCACATTTACATAGCTTTACGCCTCACAAG GATGTTTTGGGAAACAAAGAACCTTCAGTTGGTCCCAACACGTGCCAATTGTGTTCCATGGATAAGCTGGTTTTTGCCCCCGCACCGATATACTGCTCATCTTGTGAAACGCGTATCAAACGAAACGTCGGGTATTATCGGTCCGCCAATGAAGTGGGTTTACGCCATTGTTTTTGTATGTCATGCTACAGGGGATCTCATGGAACTAATATTATGATCCGCGGGTTTCCATTCCCCAAAGCAAACCTACAAAAGGCAAAAAATGATGAGGAAAAAGAGGACTCT TGGGTTCTTTGTGATAAATGTCAATGTTGGCAGCATAGGACATGTGGTTTATACAATAATGAAAAAGATTTCGAAGGTAACGCGGAATATATCTGTCCTAAATGCTACTTAGAAGAAATAGAGAACGGAACGCGTGTTCCGTTACCAGAAACGACTGCTTCTTCAGCAAAAGATTTGCCAAGAACAAATCTCAGTGATCACATAGAAGATAGACTGTCTAGACGTCTTAATGAAGAAAGAGAAGAAATGGCAAAGATTTCTGGAGTTAAACCAGACAAG ATACCTGGAGCTGAAGGTCTTGTTGTGAGAGTGGTAGTATCTTTTGAGAAACAGTTGGAAGTCAGGCAGAAATTTATAGACATACTTCATGGGGAAGATTATCCGTCAGGATTTACGTACAGATCAAAG TTAATATTTTTGTTCCAGAAGATAGAAGGGGTAGATGTGTGCCTGTTTGGAATGTGTGTTCAAGAGTTTGGATCAGAATGCGGTGGCCCGAATCAGCGTTGCGTGTATATCTCGTATCTTGATTCCGTAAAGTACTTTAGACCTGAGAGAAGAAGTGTTACCGGGGAATCTCTACGGACCTTTGTTTATCATGAAATATTG ATTGGATACCTTGAGTATTGCAAGATGCGAGGTTTTGCAACATGTTACATATGGGCATGTCCTCTTATAAAGGGTGAAGATTACATTTTTTACTGTCATCCAGAAACTCAAAGAACACCAAAGCAGGATAAGCTACGGCAATG GTACAAGTTGATGTTAAAGAAAGCATCAGAAGATAATGTTGTTGTGGACCACACAAATATATACAATCAGTTTTTTGTGCCTAGTGGAGATGATAATACCAAGATTACCGCAGCCCGTTTACCCTACTTTGACGGTGATTATTGGTCAGTAGCTGCTGAAAATATAGTTAGGAAACTTGAAGTTGAAGAAAAGGCTGGTGGGTTGCAGAGCAAGTTGCCGAACAAGAGAATATTGAAATCCATGGGACAGGACAAAGTTGATACTGCAATGAAAGATGTTTTAGTCATGCAAAAG CTGGGCCAAGCAATTCTTCCAGTGAAGGAAAACTTTATGATTGTTCATTTACACAATATTTGTACCCATTGCAATGAAGTGATCTTATCCGGTAGCAGATGGTTTTGCAGCCAATGCAAAAAGATTCAATTATGTTCAAG ATGCTATAATGCTGATAAGAATTTATCAGTCGGTAAAGTACACACGTGCCATTCTGGTGAAAAGAATCTGCTCTCTGAG GTTGTGGTGAACGATGTTAATCTTGATACAAAGGATACAGACGATGTATCCGTGAACAGTTTCTTTGAGACACGTGACTCTTTTTTAAACAAGTGTCAGAAATCTCATTTTCAGTTCGATACACTCTTCCGTGCCAAATACTCGTCTATGATGATTTTGTACCATTTAATCCACAAGCCCGTTATTCGACCCACATGCACGGCTTGCCATATGGACGTTGCGGTTGAACGATGCTGGCAGTGTGACATCTGTCCCAAGTATTATATTTGTGAATCATGTTATAATATTCGATCCGGTGCTCATCATCCGCACAGATTATTTCCACCTtcggtggatgttgttggtgggtcCAAAATCGAGCAGCTTCAGAAGCAAAAAGATTTAAAG TTGAAGGCGGTGATGGATGTTCTAATGCATGCTTCTAAATGTGAGAAGATTCCATGCACTTTGAAAAACTGTGTAAATATGAGGAGACTTTTCTACCATGCTGCTAGATGCGGTACCAGAGCTACTGGAGGTTGTAAGTTCTGCTTAAGAGCTTGGACAATACTAAACGAGCACTCGGGAATATGTACTGATTCTGATTGCAAAATACCTCGCTGCAT GGATATAAAGAAGCACAAAGAGTCTTGCAGCAAACATTGCAAATGA